TCCATGCTTGAGGGGTCACCGTTCAGAGATTTTAGAATACCCGGAATCATTCTACTCACAATCCTGGGGATCATTCCAACCATTGTTTTTTACGGATTGTGGAAACGCTCGAGCTGGGCATGGATGGGAGCGTTGACGGTAAGTGCTGCACTCATCATCTGGATTGGTGTTGAAATATGGATGGTTGGGTATCATTCTGAGCCGCCACTTCAGCTTGTTTACGGACTGCTTGGTTTGATTCTGCTTTTGCTGACACTGCTTCCATCCGTCCGGCACAATTTTCAAGAACCATCAAAACGGGAATAGCCATGCTCAAAATTCTTTTCTACTTCATTGTTGTCGTGCACGGACTGATCCACCTGTTAGGTTTCTTCAAGGCGTTTGATATTGGAAATATAACCCAGTTAACCACTTCAATATCCAAGCCAATAGGTATTCTATGGCTGGTTGCATCTGTATTGATTCTACTCACAGTGTTGATGAACCTTATGAATTATCGGTACTGGTCGGTTATCGCTATCATTGCTTTGGTACTGTCCCAGATCGTGATTTTCACGGCATGGGGAGACGCAAAATTCGGTACCATCGCCAACCTGATCATACTGTTGGTGGCTTTGCCGGCTTTGGGGGATAGGATGTTCAGTGACAGGGTGATGAAAGAACAACGAAATCTCTTGGAGCACGTTTCAAACCCTTCTGACAGAGTGATGCAGGTAGAGGATTTTCAGCATTTACCTGAGGTCGTTCAAACATGGTTGAAGAATTCCGGAGTAGCGGGTAAACCTGATGTGACGTTTGTACGGCTCAAACAATCCGGTGAAATGAAAACTGAACCGGAAGGCAGTTGGATGGATTTTTCTGCCATTCAATATTTTGATGTAAAGAACACCTCCTTTAACTGGAAAGTAGATGTGAAGATGATGCCGCTGGTCACTTTAACCGGTCGCGATAAGCTGCAAAACGGACAGGGAAAAATGCTGATAAAGCTTTTATCCCTGGTGAATGTGGTAAATGAAAAAGGCAGTGAGCAGATCAACACGGGCAGTCTGACCCGATTTTTGGGTGAAATCTGCTGGTTTCCATCAGCTGCACTCAATGAAAATATTACATGGGAGGAGATCGACGAAACCTCGGCTAAAGCCACGCTGACTACAGAGGATCAACAAGTTTCAGGGATCTTCAGGTTTGGAAAAAATGGCGAAATGAAGTTGTTTGAAGCCGATCGCTACTATGGGGGAGCAGAGGATGCAGAAATGCAAAAGTGGGTGGTTGAAGCTGAAGAGTATAAAACATTCAGCGGCTATCGAATACCCAACAGGCTATCCGTAACCTGGAAACTGCCGGATGGAGATTTTACCTGGCTGAAACTTGAGATTACGGATCTGGACGTGAACGGGCTTGCTTTGTATAACTGATCCGTTTACAGGCTTAATTCACTTCATTAGAAGGAAAAGAAGAATGCGCCATGATCCGATCGATCTGCTTTTGGTGATGAGCAACGTGATCTTCCATAAATTCAATAGCCTGTTTGATATTAAGCATGCCGGCTCTGGGATGTTTATAGAGTGCCTTGGAGAGCATCTTGCCGTCACTGTTCAAAATCATCTCCTGATACTCATTTCTTATATCATCCCACTCGAGAATCATCTGCTTTAAATCGGGATACTCTTCCTTGACTTCCGCAATTTTTGGAGCTTTAAATTTAATTGGCAGCAGAAGGGCAATCTTTAAAATAAATGAGCGAAATCGGGAACCAGTCCCGGCTTTCGGTGTATTTTCAGGATTGTTGATTTTGCGCTGAATATTAATCAGAGACTGTTTTTCTGCGATAACCAGGTGACGCATAACTTGCAGTAAATTCCATGACTCTTCATCTGGGTTGAATCGTAGTTGTTCAACAGATAACGACCGATAGAGTGAAAATAAATTCAACCGCTGCTTTTCAAGTCTTTCAAATGCCTTTTCGGTTTTTCTTTTCATAATGATTTGTTCATGGAGATTTCAGAGAGCTCTTTACAAGTTTGCCAGACATTCTCAGTTACTTGTTTGTCCAATACATAAGCGGGAAATACTGATGCTCCACTGCCTGCTTAAGATCTGTTATAATACCATTATTTACCTTTGCCGGCACCATTACTTCTTTCCGATGATTAAAGTGTAAGTCGGTTTAGGAAAAGTTCTTTTCAACCCGAATTTAAACATATTCGAGACCTTTTCTCATGTTTTGAAACTCATAATAAGAATGCTTCTCATGGGTAAACATTCAGACTGCAGCTTAAACAGTACATCCTACTTTAAATGATGTTTCGGTCAGCAGAGAAACTTTACATCACTTGACTTATAACACTCTTTAACTGATCCCAATCCGTATAGACATGATCTTTAGAGGTATCGGTGTCGCCTCCGGCCTTTTTTGAAATCATTCGCATAATAAACTTCTTCAGATAATCATACTTGGTATAAAGCAGAGCCCCGGCTGTGTATTCAACATGTTTAGGATTCCACCCGGTGCCTAATAGAAAATCTTCGGTCTGCTGCTTCAGTTCTTTCCACGATTCAGGTTCATCAGCTGCAGCTGTAAGGCTTACGGATACAAAAACAGAATTCATCTGATTCAGTGTTTTATGATGCTCCTGAACAAAATGTTGTATGGAAGTCTGATATTTACCGCCATGAATGGATCCCGCAATGATGACTGCATCAAACTCTGCAGGAGACGGCGGTTTAACTGTGGCGTCGAACAAACCTACGGTAACTCCCTTATTTTCTGCTTCTTTCTCAAGAAATTCAGCAATAGACCGGGTATGGCCTTCGGTTGTAGCGTAAACAATCATCAGCTTCATAAATCCCCCTTTATAATTTTGATTAATACCTCAATCTATGTAGAAATAGATCAATGCTGGATCAGTCTGACCATGGTTCATTTTTAGTAAAACCCCTATCAAAAATGTAATGATTTACCTGATTTTCAGGAATAGTGGTAAAACTTAGAATAGATCAGCGACATTACAGGTTTTGATATAAGGATTAACATTACATTGAGTTAGGATAAATACTGATTACAGTTCACTATTATTTTGGATAAGTTTAATAAAGTGAGGGTATTCTGCAGATTGAAGAGAAGATAACTATTGCTAAATCAGGAGTCTTATGTCGGATCAGCAACAACCGTTGACAGGTTCTATTCAAACCGATAAGTCGTGGTTCAATTTATCAAAGGATGAACTGTATAGGACGGTCGAAACATCATCACAAAAAGGGTTGACACAGGAAGAGTCTGTAAAACGTCTGCAGATTTTTGGTCCAAATGAAATTGAAACTCAGCAGGGCATGACCCGTTTGCAGATTTTGATGCATCAGTTTAAAGACCCACTTATCTACATATTGATAGCCGCCGCGTTTGTCACACTCATTCTTCAGGATTACACAGATTCTGCTGTGATCACCATTGTTGTACTTCTCAACGCGGTGATTGGTTACTTTCAAGAATCAAAAGCCCAAAGTGCAATTCATGCACTTTCAAAATTGGCGGCACCTAAAGCGCATGTCATAAGAGACGGACGTGAAATGGAAATTCCGGGCAAAGATCTGGTTCCGGGTGATGTTGTACTGCTTACTTCGGGCGGACGAGTAGCAGCGGATATGAGAATTATTCATTCCAATGGGCTGGAGGTGAATGAATCTGCTCTGACGGGAGAATCGATGATTACCCGTAAACACAGTGATGTGATTGACGTAGAAAATGCGGTTCCCGGAGATCAGAAGAATATGGCATTTGCAGGTACAATTGTTGCACAGGGACGTGCCAGGGCAGTAGTGGTCCGAACGGGAAAGTCGACCGAACTGGGGAAGATTGCTGAATCAGTCAAAGACATTGGAATTACCAAAACTCCATTGCAGATAAAGGTGGACAAACTGGGTCATATGATTGGTTATGTGATTGTTGGTTTTGCCATTTTGATTGCTATGATCGGGATATGGCATCAAATGAGTCCGACAGACATATTCATTACTGTCGTGGCTATGGCCGTTTCAGCTATTCCCGAGGGTTTGCCGGTCGTTTTAACAGTTACCCTGGCAATCGGTGTAAGAAGGATGGCAAATCGGCAGGCTATTATTCGTTCATTGCCGGCAGTAGAAACACTCGGAAGTACAACGGTTATCGGTTCGGATAAAACCGGTACGCTCACTAAAAACCAGATGACTGTCCGAAAAATATGGTCTGACCAGAAATTCTATTCTACATCGGAAGCAGGGTATAAATTGGAAGGTGGTGTTTATGATGGGGATATTAAATGGGAAACAGATGAACAATCCGGTCTTTACCAGACACTTCTTGCCGGGACTTTATCCAACGAAGCTAACGTGGCTTCACTTAAATTGGGTGAGCCACAAGGTGACCCAACTGAAATTGCTCTTCATGTTTCAGCTTTCAAAGGAGGAATAGAATTAAGCTCAATCAGAGACCAGATTACTGAACTGGACCTTTTCCCATTTGAACCGGAACGACAGTTCATGGCGACCTTGAATCAGAAAGGGGCAAAAAGGCAGATTAATATGAAGGGTTCGCCTGAAGCGATTTTATCCAGATGTACACATCAACTTGTAGATGGTGAAATTCTGGATCTGGATCATGAAAGTGTTCGGGATGCTGCAGCAAAAATGGCCGGTGAGGGACTTCGGGTTTTGGCAATGGCATATAAAGACACAAATATTGATCGGTTTGATGGATTGTCGGAACTGGAGACCGGGTTGATTTTTACGGGCCTGCAGGGGATGGAGGATCCGATTCGCCCCGAAGCTTTGGAATCGATCCGGATTTCTCAAAAAGCCGGCATCCGGGTTATTATGATTACCGGAGACCATATCCAAACCGCAATAGCCATTGGTCGTCAGCTGGGTTTGGATCCTGAGGAACATGGCGCTCTGGAAGGGAAAATGCTCGACCAAATGTCGGATGAAGAGCTTGATTTTAAATTGAGGGATATTAACATATTTGCAAGAGTAACACCCCAGCATAAATTTCGCATTGTAGAACGGCTTAAGAGTTTTGGTCATATAGTAGCTGTTACGGGAGATGGAGTAAATGATGCCCCGGCACTTCGTGCGGCACATCTGGGTGTTGCAATGGGAAAAAGTGGAACTGATGTGGCCAGGGAAGCGTCTGATATGGTACTTTCTGATGACAACTTTTCGACGATTACCGCAGCCATCGAGGAAGGGAGAATTGTTTTCTCAAACATCAGAAAAGTCACGTTCTTTTTACTGTCTACAGCAGTGGGAGAAGTGATTGTGATTTTGACAGCTGTTATCATGAATTGGCCTCTGCCTTTTGTAGCGGTTCAGATTTTATGGATTAACCTTGTTACCAATGGCTTGCAGGATGTTGCACTTGCTTTTGAACCCGGAGAACCGGGAATTTTAAAAAGGAAACCGCGACCGGTTAAAGAGGGCATATTAAGTGGTCGGCTAATTGAAAGGCTGGGTGGCGTGGGGATTGTTCTTGCAGTGGGTACACTTGGAATATTTTGGTGGGCAATGGAGAATACAGGCGGTGACGTTGATATGGCTCGTACTGTGGCTATGACTCAAATGGTGATTTTTCAGTTTTTCCATGTCATTAACTGCCGTTCACTCGACAGAAGTATTTTCAAAGTCAATTTCTTCTCGAATAAGTTTCTGTTTGTGAGTATGGCAGCCGCTATGCTGGCCCATCTTGCCGTTCTTCATATTGGCTTCTTACAATCGGTATTCAGAACAGTACCCCTGAATGTTGAACAGTGGATAATGATTGTTTCTATAGGTTCATTAGTCATTATTGGAGGTGAAATCGATAAAATTGTAAATCGATGGAGAAAGAGTTTTATTGGCTGATGAAATAGTCTGATAATTTAAATCAGACCTCACCACAAAAAATGAATAATACGTTTGGAACTACTTCTTTTTATTCTGGGCTTGGTTTTTTTGATTTTCGGAGCTGAAATTCTTGTTAATGGAGCTTCAAAAATTGCCGCCACAGTTGGACTTTCTCCACTTATTATTGGTTTAACGGTTGTAGCTTTTGGCACCAGCTCACCCGAATTGTCCGTCAGCCTCAAATCTCTCTTATCGGGGCAGGTTGATGTAGCTGCAGGAAATGTTATTGGCAGTAATATTTTTAATGTGCTGTTTATTTTGGGATTATCAGCTTTGATCACTCCACTTATTATTACTCAAAAGCTGATACGATTTGATGTTCCGATCATGGTAATTCTATCGGTTGCAGTTTGGCTGTTCTCACTAAACGGATCTATTTCTCAACTTGAAGGAGGAATCCTTTTTATAGCTCTTTTGATCTATATTTTTATTCTGATTTACAAAGGGAAAAAAGATCAAACTGAAGATACATCAGACTACTCAGAGGGTGGTTCACGTTTCAAACTGTTGTTGAAAAATGGAATCTTTGTAATTCTTGGGCTGGTACTATTGGTGTATGGTTCAAGATGGTTTGTGGACGGAGCTGTTACTTTAGCACGACACTTTGGAGTGAGTGAGCTGGTTATTGGGTTGACTATCGTTGCCATGGGTACCTCACTTCCGGAAGTATTTACATCAGCGGTTGCTGCATTTCGCGGGGAACGGGATATTGCCGTTGGGAATGTGGTGGGCAGCAATATCTTTAATTTATTGGGTGTATTGGGAATGACCGGTTTGCTGTCTAAAACGGGAATGATTGTGAATTCTTCTGCAATTTCATTTGATATACCGGTGATGATTTTTGCAGCCCTGCTCTGTTTGCCCATTTTCTTTTCAGGAAAAATCATTTCACGTAAAGAGGGCGGAGTCATGTTGGGTTTATATGTTCTGTATATTGTCTATCTGATCTACTGAAAAGGCTGCATATTTTAATTAGAATAGGTAGACATAAAAAAAGCCTGTTAACCATGGGTATGATTAACAGGCTACTCTCTCTTAATTGGATCGAAGTCAACAATTTCCTTACGGCCCGTATGATCGGGTTTCAAGTTCGAAGGGTACTTTCTCAGTCCTGATGGTCTCAGGGCACCCCTAACTGTTGACCTCGAGTTTCTTACCGAACCTCTCTTTTCTCTCTGGCTGATCTTGGTTCTCTCGTTTGCTCAACATTAACAACAAATTCAGACCGGGGCACAATCAAACATTTCTTTTGATCAAGATGCATTGATTAATCAGCGGACTATTTTCTGATAGATTCAACCTGCCACCGTAGTGACTGATTAAATTGTGCCCTAAATCTGTTTACTCTCATTAGCTCAAAGAACTCACTTATAGTATAAACACTTAGGTTATATTGCCATGTAAGAAATGGGAACAACAGAGTGTAATATTATCTCCATTCGCACTTGTCAAGTTATTTGAAATCATTCAATGTCAACTTTTTGAACATTAACGATATAAATTACTTCCTCATCTTTAATTTCAATTTCCCCATCAATTACCTGGAAAGCTTCACCGGCTCTGAATGGGAGATTTGCTTCTTCTAAAATGTCTGTTGATCGATCTACCGCAATTGCCCCGCCTTCATTCTCCCATTTTTGCTGAAGTTTGTAGTAGGCTGCGGTCTGTTTTGGCACGTCCAATATGATTCTTAGTTGCTTTTCGTAAGGTCCCATAGCTGTGATTTTTTAATGATTCATTCTAAATCAATACTTCACACTTAACACTGATTTTTTTCTAGTTAGAATGATAATAAAAGTTATTGTTCTGATATGTGCATCACAACTGATCTGATCATCAGGATTAACCAACTGTGAGTGTAGGTAATTTGCTGAGTAGGCATTGTTACTAACCCTTTCCGGGAAAAAACACTACACATGAATTCTCTTCTCTATTACAAATATGAGTGGTTTAGATGGTATGAAGTGTCTATAAAAGTACTCAACTTGAAAATGTGATATAAACTTAGTGAACATAATCAATGGAGAATAAAATGATCAAAATAGTAAGCAAATCGGCCGCACTGATTTTGGTGCTGTTGATCTCTTCTATGCCGCTTGCCGCTCAGCAAACCGGACAGCAAATGCAGCAACAACAGATGAGACAACATCAGGAGATGCAGGATATGATGCAGCGAATGAACCAAATTATGGAAAGAACCCAGGCGATGACACAGGACATGAATCGCCGGATGGAGCAGGCTCAAAATGAGCAGATGCGAAATCAGTTCCAGATGATGCATCGTTTTGGCGAGCAGATGAGTATGACCCTTGGCAATATGAAAAATGCTGCTGAGAGATGCGATCTGATGCTGCAAAACAGAGAAATGATGCAGAACCGTGATATGAGGCAAGACATGGAGAACATGCAGAAGCATCTTTCTGAAATGACAGAACGAATGGAAGAAGCAGTTCAAACCATGGAACGGATGACAACCAGATTACGCGAACACCAACAATAAAAATCAGGGTGTCGGGATGATGAGAGGAATCGGATTGAGTGGCATCTACATACTGACAGCCATTCTGATAGGCGCAGGGAGTTGCATGTCGGCTTATGCTCAAAAAGTGAGTTATTCGGGCGGTGTGCAACTCTCTTCCGGTTCCTACTATTTTGAGGAAAGTACCCAAAGTTTCTATCTGTTTAACGGTATGTCTATACAGTCGAACCATTTTACGCTTTCATTTCAGGTACCGTTTGTAGTTCAAAGTTCACCCTGGGTTTCATATAGCACGATTGGTGGATTGCCAACCGGTGGTACCGAGCACGGAGTGGTTGAAAGAAGTGGAAAAGGCGGTGGCTCAGGCCCAGGGCAGGGCATCCATCGGGAGCCTATCATACTGGCAGATACCACACAGTACACAAGAGCAAGTTTCAGTGACCCATCAATTAGCAGCGGTTATCGGTTCTATCGCAGTTCAAACGGCAGATCTACACTCTATTTGAATGGACAGGTTAAAGTACCTATTGCAGATCCCGCCGGTGGTTATGGCACGGGATCATGGGATACTGGACTCGGACTGTCGGCTTCCAGGGGGTTAGAGTCTATGTGGATCATATCTGCCGATTTGATGCATTGGTGGCTGGGAGATTTGGACGACATGAAGTTGAACAATGCACTTGCTTACAGTGTAAGTGCAGGAAAAATGCTGAACAACAGGAAATGGGTCTTAAGTAGTTCAGTTAATGGGTTAACAAGGTTAATAGATGACTTTGATCCTCCCGTTAACATGAATTTTGGTGTGGGTTTGATGCCAAAAGATGATCTGCTATTCAATACATCCCTATCCATTGGGCTGACTAAATCTTCGCCCGATATCGCATTTGGATTGGGTTGGTTGATAAATTTTTAGAGATTAAAATTTAATTGAAAGTGAGGGTAAAATGAGCATTCAGGTTAATTTTGAAAAGCACTGTAAAGAGGCAGATGAATGGATGGTGGAAATAGCGGAGCAGATGGGATATCCTGATCGATCTGACTGGGCATATGGTACATTGAAGACTGTATTGCATGTACTCAGAGACCGAACAACCGTTGAAGAGGTATTTCAGTTATCCGCACAGCTGCCGGTTTTGATACGTGGTATCTATTTTGAAGGATATAAACTATCCGGTAAACCTGATAAAATGAATGCCAAAGAGTTCATGTCCAGAATTAAGAAGGATCTGGGAAATAGCAATCCGATCACAGCAGAGGAGGCGTTCAGGGTTGTTCTGGAATTACTGTATGAAAAGACATCAACGGGTGAGATGGATGACATTCGCGGACAGATGCCAAAAGCTATTCAGCAAATTTGGAATAAGTATCGTCCCTTGGAAATGAGTGATGATTTTTGAACATAGTTTAAAACTCTTGAGAAAACCTTACACATGGATCATTGATTTGCCTTAAACACATGGTATAGGAGATTCATTAATTACAAAGTACATTCAAACAATAATAAAAAACAGGGAGATGTCATGTCACTAGCTAAAGTAATCGAAGTGATCGCCGAAGGGAATACAATGGAAGAAGCCGTGAAAAATGCTGTTAAACATGCTTCGGCAACGGTAAAGAATATAAAAAGCGTGTACTGCGAAAATATGCAGGGAATTGTTGAAAATAATAAGGTTGTGAAGTTCAGGGTCAATGCAAAAATCACTTTTGTTGTAGGCGACAAAGATTAAAAAGTAAAGCTGCACAAACGAGATAGTAAAATTAGGTATTAATAAGCATTCAAAAGAGAAATCTGTGAGGTTTTTATGAGAACAGGAAAGATTGAAATGGTGGCCGGAGGTGTAATTTTAGCAACATTAGCCGGTGCTACAATAGCAGGCCTTCAATATCGGAATCGGATGAAAATCTACAACAGAAAGTTCGATCCCGATGCGGTAGAAGAGTTTAAAGGCCGAATAGAAGAGATGTTGTACAGCGGTGGCGAAAATGGAGAAGACAAAGGAGTGGAGCTCATCTTGAGATCCGGTGATGAGCTACTATCTGTGCACATGGGTCCCGCCTGGTACATCAAACATCAACCGGAACACTTTAAAGTGGGAGATAAGGTAGTGGTTCGTGGTTCTAAAATTATGCACAACCATGATCAGATCATTATTGCTGAATGGGTTAAAAAGGGTGATTTAACCTTTCGCTTACGGCAAGAGAATGGCCATCCTGCATGGAGTGCTTGGAGTAAAAACTAGGATCAGCGATTTATATGCTTAAATAAAACAGCAAACTTAAATAAGGGGGCCAATATGGAACTGATGACTGGAACATTAATCTATTTCTTTATCTCAATCGGGTTGATTGTTGGTGCAATTAATGGATTTGTAATTGGCCGGGAGGGTGTCTCTTTAAAAGCAAACGTTTTCTGGGGGGTGGTTGGCGCAGTTATTATGGGATATATCGGTGTGATCTTTGGAATAGGAGACGGAGTTTTCTTCTCATTCATAGCAACGTGGCCGTTTCTGTTTCTGATCAATGTATTTCACCGCCACCATGTGGAAGAAGTTCTGGGTGAGACACATGATGCCGAAATTGTTTACGATCATTATTCAGATAAAAAAAGACCTAAACCGGTTTTGTAATTTATTTGTTGGATAACGGTTGCGGACGAAAAAGAATCCTGCATCCGTAATTTCCCCTCAAATATCATCGAGAATTCCTTATTAAGATGAGGGGTAATAAGCGGATATTGAATAAAGAAAAATTCTATTCTTTAAAAGGATTGCGGGAGTGTAATGAGTCAGGAGTCAAAGATTTCCTATAACATTAACTATTTGAAAGAGAGTGCCGCAAATCTTGCTCAGATTCATGCGGCATCAAAATCTTCGAAGCACATACGGCCTGTTAAACCTATTCTTGAAGACTCGAAAAAAGTATTAATTGATGCCTATCGGATACTTTCAGGGCTTGCTAAGAAAAATCAGGATCTGTCGCCGGCTGCCGAGTGGCTAATCGACAATTTCTACATTGTGCAGGAACAGGTAGTTCAGGTGGGTGTAGATTTTCCCCGCGAATTTCAGCGAAACCTTCCTCCCCTGTCAGGTGGCGAACATGAGGGATTGCCCCGTGTTTATGAGTTGGTCATGAACTTCCTAACTCATACGGATAACTTGGTAGATGAAGACGTACTGATCAACTATGTTCAGCACTATCAGCAGTTTGAAACATTGAAATTGGGTGAGATTTGGGCTATTCCGATTATGATTCGGTTGATTCTGATTCAGAAGCTATCAGAGAAAGCTTCCCGGATTTTACAAAGGAAGAAGATCTGGAGAGATGTCCACGAATTAACATCAAAAATTGATGAGAAGGATATTCGGGAACCGGGTATGCTGATCAATAAACTTTCTGAATGGCTCAAAAAATATGAGAGCGGCGGAGAGAAAGTTCTCGTTTTGATTGAGCTCTATAACCAGCTGCAACAGACAGGATTTCTTCAGGATGAGCAGAAAAGATGGTTCATCTACAGGTTTAAGCAGCACGATATTACGATTGATGAAGCCTTGCGATCGGAAGCTCAGCGACAATCGAGGCTGCAGGTCAGCATTCAAAATGCGGTGATTACACTTCGGGAGTCAACTGAAACCGATTGGTCCGACTTTGTTGAAGAGTGCTCAATAGTGGATCAAATTCTTCGACTCGATCCATACGGCGTTTATTCTCAAATGGATTTTGAAACGCGTGATCGCTATCGGCGAACTGTAGAACGAATAAGCCGTCACTCCAAACATTCAGAAACCGATGTGGCAGAAAAAGTACTGATACTTGCAGAAGATCAGGGGCGAATAAATGAAGAGAGCGATGATGATTCTGATCCACTTTTCAATCAATCCATAGTAAAAAAGCACATTGGATATTTTTTAGTAGGTAACGGTTACAGAGAATTGATTTCAGAGCTGGGATACCGAATGCCACTCCGGGAGCGCCTGCAAAAAAAGCTTGAGCAAAACCCATTTTTGTACATCCTCAGTATAATACTCCATACTGTACTCTTAATGGTTGTATTGTGGTATGTAACGGACGCCTTCAGTGAATCGATTTTTATTGCAACCAGTGTTTTGTTGATTTCTCTTTTTCCAGCATTAGATCTTTCAGTTGCGGCAATGAATCGATTTTTTGTTTTTTTACTGCCGCCCAGAAAGTTAAATAGAATGGATTTCGAAGATCGAATTCCTGATCAATCCAGAACCATGGTTGTGGTGCCTACTCTCTTCTCCTCGCCGGATGATGTTAGAGATCAGCTGAGTCGCCTTGAAATCCGGTCGCTTGCGAACCCTCATCCGGGACTACAGTTCGCCCTTCTTTCCGATTTTAATGATTCACCCAATGAAACGGAGCCGGGTGACCGGGAAATCCTGG
This is a stretch of genomic DNA from Rhodohalobacter barkolensis. It encodes these proteins:
- a CDS encoding DUF6544 family protein; the protein is MLKILFYFIVVVHGLIHLLGFFKAFDIGNITQLTTSISKPIGILWLVASVLILLTVLMNLMNYRYWSVIAIIALVLSQIVIFTAWGDAKFGTIANLIILLVALPALGDRMFSDRVMKEQRNLLEHVSNPSDRVMQVEDFQHLPEVVQTWLKNSGVAGKPDVTFVRLKQSGEMKTEPEGSWMDFSAIQYFDVKNTSFNWKVDVKMMPLVTLTGRDKLQNGQGKMLIKLLSLVNVVNEKGSEQINTGSLTRFLGEICWFPSAALNENITWEEIDETSAKATLTTEDQQVSGIFRFGKNGEMKLFEADRYYGGAEDAEMQKWVVEAEEYKTFSGYRIPNRLSVTWKLPDGDFTWLKLEITDLDVNGLALYN
- a CDS encoding DinB family protein produces the protein MKRKTEKAFERLEKQRLNLFSLYRSLSVEQLRFNPDEESWNLLQVMRHLVIAEKQSLINIQRKINNPENTPKAGTGSRFRSFILKIALLLPIKFKAPKIAEVKEEYPDLKQMILEWDDIRNEYQEMILNSDGKMLSKALYKHPRAGMLNIKQAIEFMEDHVAHHQKQIDRIMAHSSFPSNEVN
- a CDS encoding flavodoxin domain-containing protein is translated as MKLMIVYATTEGHTRSIAEFLEKEAENKGVTVGLFDATVKPPSPAEFDAVIIAGSIHGGKYQTSIQHFVQEHHKTLNQMNSVFVSVSLTAAADEPESWKELKQQTEDFLLGTGWNPKHVEYTAGALLYTKYDYLKKFIMRMISKKAGGDTDTSKDHVYTDWDQLKSVISQVM
- a CDS encoding cation-translocating P-type ATPase, which produces MSDQQQPLTGSIQTDKSWFNLSKDELYRTVETSSQKGLTQEESVKRLQIFGPNEIETQQGMTRLQILMHQFKDPLIYILIAAAFVTLILQDYTDSAVITIVVLLNAVIGYFQESKAQSAIHALSKLAAPKAHVIRDGREMEIPGKDLVPGDVVLLTSGGRVAADMRIIHSNGLEVNESALTGESMITRKHSDVIDVENAVPGDQKNMAFAGTIVAQGRARAVVVRTGKSTELGKIAESVKDIGITKTPLQIKVDKLGHMIGYVIVGFAILIAMIGIWHQMSPTDIFITVVAMAVSAIPEGLPVVLTVTLAIGVRRMANRQAIIRSLPAVETLGSTTVIGSDKTGTLTKNQMTVRKIWSDQKFYSTSEAGYKLEGGVYDGDIKWETDEQSGLYQTLLAGTLSNEANVASLKLGEPQGDPTEIALHVSAFKGGIELSSIRDQITELDLFPFEPERQFMATLNQKGAKRQINMKGSPEAILSRCTHQLVDGEILDLDHESVRDAAAKMAGEGLRVLAMAYKDTNIDRFDGLSELETGLIFTGLQGMEDPIRPEALESIRISQKAGIRVIMITGDHIQTAIAIGRQLGLDPEEHGALEGKMLDQMSDEELDFKLRDINIFARVTPQHKFRIVERLKSFGHIVAVTGDGVNDAPALRAAHLGVAMGKSGTDVAREASDMVLSDDNFSTITAAIEEGRIVFSNIRKVTFFLLSTAVGEVIVILTAVIMNWPLPFVAVQILWINLVTNGLQDVALAFEPGEPGILKRKPRPVKEGILSGRLIERLGGVGIVLAVGTLGIFWWAMENTGGDVDMARTVAMTQMVIFQFFHVINCRSLDRSIFKVNFFSNKFLFVSMAAAMLAHLAVLHIGFLQSVFRTVPLNVEQWIMIVSIGSLVIIGGEIDKIVNRWRKSFIG
- a CDS encoding calcium/sodium antiporter, which gives rise to MELLLFILGLVFLIFGAEILVNGASKIAATVGLSPLIIGLTVVAFGTSSPELSVSLKSLLSGQVDVAAGNVIGSNIFNVLFILGLSALITPLIITQKLIRFDVPIMVILSVAVWLFSLNGSISQLEGGILFIALLIYIFILIYKGKKDQTEDTSDYSEGGSRFKLLLKNGIFVILGLVLLVYGSRWFVDGAVTLARHFGVSELVIGLTIVAMGTSLPEVFTSAVAAFRGERDIAVGNVVGSNIFNLLGVLGMTGLLSKTGMIVNSSAISFDIPVMIFAALLCLPIFFSGKIISRKEGGVMLGLYVLYIVYLIY
- a CDS encoding DUF4175 domain-containing protein produces the protein MIKIVSKSAALILVLLISSMPLAAQQTGQQMQQQQMRQHQEMQDMMQRMNQIMERTQAMTQDMNRRMEQAQNEQMRNQFQMMHRFGEQMSMTLGNMKNAAERCDLMLQNREMMQNRDMRQDMENMQKHLSEMTERMEEAVQTMERMTTRLREHQQ
- a CDS encoding transporter: MMRGIGLSGIYILTAILIGAGSCMSAYAQKVSYSGGVQLSSGSYYFEESTQSFYLFNGMSIQSNHFTLSFQVPFVVQSSPWVSYSTIGGLPTGGTEHGVVERSGKGGGSGPGQGIHREPIILADTTQYTRASFSDPSISSGYRFYRSSNGRSTLYLNGQVKVPIADPAGGYGTGSWDTGLGLSASRGLESMWIISADLMHWWLGDLDDMKLNNALAYSVSAGKMLNNRKWVLSSSVNGLTRLIDDFDPPVNMNFGVGLMPKDDLLFNTSLSIGLTKSSPDIAFGLGWLINF
- a CDS encoding DUF2267 domain-containing protein; amino-acid sequence: MSIQVNFEKHCKEADEWMVEIAEQMGYPDRSDWAYGTLKTVLHVLRDRTTVEEVFQLSAQLPVLIRGIYFEGYKLSGKPDKMNAKEFMSRIKKDLGNSNPITAEEAFRVVLELLYEKTSTGEMDDIRGQMPKAIQQIWNKYRPLEMSDDF
- a CDS encoding dodecin family protein, with the translated sequence MSLAKVIEVIAEGNTMEEAVKNAVKHASATVKNIKSVYCENMQGIVENNKVVKFRVNAKITFVVGDKD
- a CDS encoding GlsB/YeaQ/YmgE family stress response membrane protein translates to MTGTLIYFFISIGLIVGAINGFVIGREGVSLKANVFWGVVGAVIMGYIGVIFGIGDGVFFSFIATWPFLFLINVFHRHHVEEVLGETHDAEIVYDHYSDKKRPKPVL